A window of Kocuria sp. TGY1127_2 genomic DNA:
GGCAGAAGCCATCCGCGAATCGTACATTGATCAGGTCATCGCGAACATTCAGGAGCCGGGCGGGACCTACATGGACCTTGGTTTTGGCATAACCCTCGCCCACGCCAGGCCCGAAGCTGGTGCTCTCAAGACCGCGTTCTCGGTGCTCACGCTCCGTGATCCCGTCAACCTCAATGACGACGAGGCACACCCCGTCCGCACGGTCATCTTCCTCGCCGCGGCCGATGATTCCGCACACCAGGAAGCCCTCCGCGACCTCGCGACAATCCTGCGGGATGGGAACAAGCGCGACGGTCTGACGCACGCTAACGATCCTCACGAAATATTAAAACTCCTCACGGCCAACTAACCGGCCAAACCACCTACGAAAGGACATCACGATGAAATTCATGGCAATGTGCAGCTCCGGTTTGGGCAGCTCTTTCATGGTTGAAATGAACATCCAGGCGGCACTCGACAAGATCGGGGCCAAGGACGTCGAGGTCGATCACGCAGACCTGGGTTCGGCAGGTCCCACTGACGCCGATGTCTTCTTCGTTGGAAAGGACCTCGAGAACTCGGTTTCAGGCTTCGACGACGTCGTCATCCTGGATTCGATCATTGATCAGGACGAACTCGACCTGAAGGTCAAGGAAACGTGCCTTCGACTTGGCATACCGCTAAGCGACTAGGCGTGAAAGGGATTCCATTATGAACAGCACGCTCCATGTATTCGTCCAAATCTTCTCTGAACCATCTATCCTCGTCGCGCTGATCGCGTTGGTCGGGCTCCTTCTGCAGCGGAAACCCGGCGCAGACATCATGAAGGGCACGGTCAAGACCTTCGTCGGATTCCTGGTCCTCTCGGCCGGTGCGGCGGTCGTCGTAGCTGCTCTCGACCCCTTTGGAGACATGTTCTCCGAGGTCTTTGGGGTTCAAGGCATCGTCCCCAATAACGAGGCGATCGTCGGGCCGGTGCTGCAGGAATACGGCACCGCCGCAGCGTTGATCTTTTTCTTCGGAATGGTTGTCAACGTCATCCTGGCCCGGATAACGCGGTTCAAGTACATCTATTTGTCCGGGCACGTGGCCCTGTACCAGTCGGCCATGATAGCGGTGATCCTGATCGTCGCGGGCTTCAGCACATGGGAGGCCATCCTGTGGGGTTCGATCGCAGAGGCCATCATCACCACCGTTTCGCCCGCGGTCGTCCAGCCCTTTATGCGGCAAGTCACCGGCAAAGATAACGTGGCACTGGGTCACACCGGTGGCTTCGGCATCGCACTTTCAGGCCTCGTTGCTCGGCTCACCAAAGGTGACCCGGAGAACTCGACCGAGAAGCTGAAGGTACCCAAGTCCCTGGGCTTCGTGCGCGACTCGACCGTCGTCGTGGCCCTGTCTATGGGGATCATATTCATCGTCGTGGCCCTGTTTGCTGGGCCCAGCTACGTTCAAGACAACATCTCGGATGGGCAGAACTACATCCTCTGGGCGGTCATGTCGGCCGGTCAATTCGCCGCCGGCGTGTTCATCATCCTGGCCGGCGTCCGCGTGATCCTGGCCGAGATCGTTCCGGCATTCAAGGGCATCTCGGAGAAATTGGTTCCCGATGCCAAACCCGCTTTGGACGTCCCCATCACCTTCACGTTCGCGCCGAACGCGGTCATGGTGGGATTCCTGTCCTCGCTGGTCGCAGGCCTGATCGGAATGGGCGTGTTGGGCATGCTCGGCACCGCCGTGATCATCCCCGGTAT
This region includes:
- a CDS encoding PTS sugar transporter subunit IIA; protein product: MLKEELTLDRVLVDVVASWQEAIRRAGQPLFEAEAIRESYIDQVIANIQEPGGTYMDLGFGITLAHARPEAGALKTAFSVLTLRDPVNLNDDEAHPVRTVIFLAAADDSAHQEALRDLATILRDGNKRDGLTHANDPHEILKLLTAN
- a CDS encoding PTS sugar transporter subunit IIB: MKFMAMCSSGLGSSFMVEMNIQAALDKIGAKDVEVDHADLGSAGPTDADVFFVGKDLENSVSGFDDVVILDSIIDQDELDLKVKETCLRLGIPLSD
- a CDS encoding PTS ascorbate transporter subunit IIC encodes the protein MNSTLHVFVQIFSEPSILVALIALVGLLLQRKPGADIMKGTVKTFVGFLVLSAGAAVVVAALDPFGDMFSEVFGVQGIVPNNEAIVGPVLQEYGTAAALIFFFGMVVNVILARITRFKYIYLSGHVALYQSAMIAVILIVAGFSTWEAILWGSIAEAIITTVSPAVVQPFMRQVTGKDNVALGHTGGFGIALSGLVARLTKGDPENSTEKLKVPKSLGFVRDSTVVVALSMGIIFIVVALFAGPSYVQDNISDGQNYILWAVMSAGQFAAGVFIILAGVRVILAEIVPAFKGISEKLVPDAKPALDVPITFTFAPNAVMVGFLSSLVAGLIGMGVLGMLGTAVIIPGIVAHFMTGGASGVIGNAVGGRRGAVLGAFANGILITLVPLLLLPLLGDIGNANATFGDSDYGVIGLYLGWLGIGGKAFIIVGILVALLALFGTSFGIGRAAKKREARDHAAEGSATSDSSETRSSNIADSSDSAS